A window from Scleropages formosus chromosome 17, fSclFor1.1, whole genome shotgun sequence encodes these proteins:
- the lrrc2 gene encoding leucine-rich repeat-containing protein 2, whose product MKGQRILDIPVCDLSLIRNLWEIRVKKYRQRQRKEQERIQKSALARINQQWQYRIECKTMKATEVCELQHYLERRSHGISSLHLCQDIPFETEPDEKTEIEEKRYIFEITGEKWMELPDYIREMTYLREWHVRGTSIHKIPAYIEEFQELRVIEVPRNGIEELPVELGKLINLRELNASYNKLSSIPPELGDCENLEKLELISNLDLGELPFELSNLKKLTYLDISANRFHSVPICVLRMSSLQWLDISNNLLSDLPQDIDRLQELTSLFLHKNKITYLPMALADISSLKMVVVSGDQIVCLPSRLCEDPAIKFIRLFDNPVNSQNAKETEKETRKEQNKLDEFEKEFMQAYIETIKERDTAPKYTTKVSLSCLL is encoded by the exons ATGAAAGGGCAAAGGATCCTTGACATACCCGTGTGCGACCTCTCTCTGATCCGTAACCTCTGGGAGATCAGAGTGAAAAAGTACCGACAAAGACAACGAAAAGAGCAGGAGAGAATACAGAAAAGTGCTCTTGCAAG GATCAATCAGCAATGGCAATATCGCATCGAGTGCAAGACCATGAAGGCCACCGAGGTCTGTGAACTTCAGCACTACTTGGAGAGGAGGTCTCATGGGATTTCAAGCCTACACTTGTGCCAAGACATTCCTTTTGAGACAG AGCCggatgaaaaaactgaaattgaagAAAAGAGGTACATTTTTGAGATAACTGGAGAAAAATGGATG GAACTCCCAGATTATATTCGAGAAATGACATACCTACGGGAATGGCACGTAAGGGGGACCAGCATTCACAAAATCCCAGCATATATTGAGGAATTTCAGGAGCTTCGTGTCATTGAAGTGCCTAGAAATGGAATCGAAGAATTACCAGTGGAACTTG GCAAGCTGATTAACCTGAGAGAACTGAATGCCAGCTACAACAAACTGTCGAGCATTCCACCAGAATTAGGGGACTGCGAGAACTTGGAGAAACTTGAGTTAATCTCAAACCTTGACCTCGGTGAACTTCCGTTTGAG ctcAGCAATCTGAAGAAACTGACATACTTGGACATATCTGCTAATAGGTTCCACAGCGTGCCTATCTGTGTTCTCCGCATGTCGAGCCTACAGTGGCTGGATATCAGTAACAACCTGCTCAGTGATTTGCCCCAAGATATTGACAG gttacAGGAATTGACATCATTGTTCCTTCACAAAAACAAGATAACATACTTGCCAATGGCTCTGGCTGATATATCCTCACTCAAGATGGTTGTGGTCAGTGGTGATCAGATTGTCTGTTTACCCTCACGCTTATGTGAGGATCCAGCTATTAA ATTCATCCGTCTTTTTGATAACCCCGTTAACTCCCAAAATGCAAAGGAGACAGAGAAGGAAACACGCAAGGAGCAGAACAAGCTGGATGAATTTGAGAAGGAGTTCATGCAGGCTTATATTGAAACAATCAAGGAAAGAG ATACTGCTCCAAAGTACACAACCAAAGTGTCTCTCAGTTGCCTTCTGTAA